A part of Saliniradius amylolyticus genomic DNA contains:
- a CDS encoding sulfurtransferase, which yields MRDNQALINTHWLSERLAYPGLVLLDASMTEPLPGKHHALAERVIPTSQRFDMERVAVDTDSALPHTVPDEATMQDYLSSLGVTKDSLIVIYDNQGLFAAPRAWWLFKLMGFDKVYVLNGGLGAWLKAGLPTQAGYDSTLIPSQVTVNVRPQWLIDKHTLSDAVENQTVQVIDARSADRFYGRQPEPREGLRSGHIPGAINLPYTELLQDGYLLSPHQLKRTFYRLKLSHQRPLITSCGSGVTACILALAAYELEFTDIRVYDGSWSEWGADERLPIES from the coding sequence ATGAGAGACAATCAGGCCCTGATTAACACCCACTGGCTATCCGAGCGCCTGGCCTATCCGGGCCTGGTACTATTGGATGCCAGCATGACCGAGCCGCTGCCCGGCAAACACCATGCTTTGGCAGAACGGGTGATCCCCACCAGCCAACGCTTTGATATGGAGCGTGTCGCCGTCGATACGGACAGCGCACTACCTCATACGGTACCTGACGAAGCCACCATGCAGGATTACTTAAGTTCGCTGGGCGTGACCAAAGACTCTCTGATCGTTATCTATGACAATCAGGGGTTATTCGCGGCCCCCCGGGCCTGGTGGCTGTTCAAACTGATGGGCTTTGATAAGGTCTATGTGTTAAATGGTGGCCTGGGTGCCTGGCTAAAAGCAGGACTCCCTACTCAGGCAGGCTATGATAGCACTCTGATTCCCTCACAGGTGACAGTCAACGTTCGGCCACAATGGCTTATCGACAAGCATACTCTTTCTGATGCTGTCGAGAACCAAACCGTTCAGGTTATTGATGCGCGAAGCGCCGATCGTTTCTATGGCCGTCAGCCCGAACCGAGAGAAGGGCTAAGAAGCGGCCATATTCCCGGTGCTATCAACCTGCCCTATACGGAATTATTGCAAGACGGTTACTTACTGAGCCCACACCAGCTCAAGCGCACCTTCTACCGCCTAAAGCTGAGCCATCAGCGTCCGTTGATCACCAGCTGCGGTTCTGGTGTGACCGCCTGTATTCTTGCTTTAGCGGCCTACGAGCTTGAGTTTACCGATATCCGTGTCTACGACGGTTCCTGGTCTGAATGGGGAGCGGATGAGCGCTTACCGATAGAGAGCTAG
- the rimO gene encoding 30S ribosomal protein S12 methylthiotransferase RimO, which produces MTVKTFTPNNTTTSEIPVKTLKQGESVNLGGGNRIGFISLGCPKNLVDSERILTQLRTEGYDVVNTYQDSDLVIVNTCGFIDAAVQESLDTIGEALAENGKVIVTGCLGVKEDEIREVHPNVLAITGPHAYETVVEQVHEVLPKPEHNPFTQLVPDHGVKLTPRHFAYLKISEGCNHRCTFCIIPSMRGDLVSRPIGEVLDEAKRLKEAGVNELLVISQDTSAYGVDVKGRTGFWNGMPVKTDMVALCEKLGEMGIWVRLHYVYPYPSVDKVIPLMAAGKILPYLDIPLQHASQKVLKLMKRPAATAKTLERIKKWREICPELVIRSTFIVGFPGETEEDFQELLDFLDEAQLDRVGCFKYSDVEGAKANELPDAVSEAVKEERYARFMQKQQQISAKRLELRIGTEMDVLIDEVDEEGAIGRTYADAPEIDGMVYLNGDTELQPGDKVRVRIEHSDEYDLWGVRLD; this is translated from the coding sequence ATGACTGTAAAAACCTTTACTCCCAACAATACCACCACTTCCGAAATCCCGGTAAAAACCCTGAAACAAGGTGAATCGGTGAACTTAGGTGGTGGTAACCGGATTGGTTTTATTTCCTTAGGCTGCCCCAAAAACCTTGTGGATTCGGAGCGGATTCTGACTCAACTGCGCACCGAAGGCTACGATGTAGTCAACACCTATCAGGATTCCGATCTGGTGATCGTCAATACCTGTGGCTTTATCGATGCCGCCGTACAGGAATCTCTGGATACCATCGGTGAAGCTCTGGCAGAAAATGGTAAGGTGATTGTCACCGGCTGTCTGGGGGTTAAAGAAGACGAAATCCGTGAGGTCCATCCCAACGTGCTGGCTATTACCGGTCCTCATGCCTACGAAACCGTGGTGGAGCAGGTCCATGAGGTATTACCCAAACCCGAGCATAACCCTTTTACCCAGCTGGTACCGGATCACGGAGTTAAACTGACCCCTCGTCATTTTGCCTATTTGAAGATTTCTGAAGGGTGCAATCACCGTTGTACCTTCTGCATTATCCCCTCCATGCGGGGCGATCTGGTCAGCCGCCCTATCGGTGAAGTGTTGGACGAGGCCAAACGCCTTAAAGAAGCAGGGGTCAATGAGCTGCTGGTTATTTCGCAGGATACCAGCGCCTACGGTGTGGATGTGAAAGGCCGTACCGGATTCTGGAATGGCATGCCGGTTAAAACCGATATGGTCGCCCTGTGTGAAAAACTCGGCGAGATGGGGATCTGGGTACGACTGCATTATGTTTACCCTTACCCATCGGTAGATAAGGTGATTCCACTGATGGCCGCAGGCAAGATCCTGCCTTATCTGGACATCCCGCTTCAGCACGCCAGCCAAAAGGTTCTTAAGCTAATGAAGCGCCCTGCCGCCACAGCCAAAACGCTGGAACGCATCAAGAAGTGGCGTGAAATCTGCCCTGAGCTGGTGATCCGGTCTACCTTTATCGTCGGCTTTCCCGGTGAAACGGAAGAAGACTTCCAGGAGTTGTTGGACTTTCTGGATGAAGCGCAATTGGATCGGGTGGGCTGCTTTAAATACTCGGATGTTGAGGGTGCCAAAGCCAACGAGCTGCCGGATGCGGTTTCCGAAGCGGTCAAGGAAGAACGCTATGCCCGCTTTATGCAAAAGCAGCAGCAGATCAGCGCCAAACGTCTGGAGCTACGTATTGGCACCGAAATGGACGTACTGATAGATGAGGTGGATGAGGAAGGCGCTATCGGCCGCACCTACGCCGACGCTCCTGAAATCGATGGCATGGTCTACCTCAATGGCGATACCGAATTACAACCAGGCGACAAGGTCCGGGTGCGCATCGAGCACTCTGATGAATACGATCTTTGGGGTGTACGACTGGACTAG
- a CDS encoding diguanylate cyclase, whose translation MLCLLMMSGAHAPAAQTSSLETLPQTLNYCIDPDWMPYEAIIDGEHQGMSADYRKLLFKGLPETRLLSTSSWSDTLKRAKQGHCHIVLMLNKTDARSQYLEFSDVYLRAANVLVSRFELPVIGSLSAAKNYRVGAVEGYRISEYIQTHYPEIDFVPVASEDEGLRQVEHGELDVYVGSMYLVNNRIQKQGLTNLRIVGWTRFDDALRVGVVPEYSYLLSRINQNIQQLTEQHHIDIYQRWNHIKPYNKTDHDLVWQISLPLVLLIFFLAYRYRLLGQYNERLSATNAELQALRAKLEDRNKELSYLSVHDPLTGLYNRTQVIVAASEQVKLKSRDVNDCSIVLLDIDDFKQLNDQFGHNTGDKVLKELSELLEEQAREVDVVGRWGGEEFILLCPGTNISNARFVAFRLKQEINNFTFSAVPDLTCSFGVSELHKGESFDAWLERADQALYKAKAQGKNCVCLAEDDADRLS comes from the coding sequence ATGCTCTGTCTATTAATGATGTCCGGTGCTCATGCGCCGGCCGCTCAAACGTCTTCCCTGGAAACACTTCCCCAGACACTGAATTACTGCATCGATCCGGATTGGATGCCTTATGAGGCCATTATTGATGGTGAGCATCAGGGCATGTCAGCCGATTACCGGAAATTGTTGTTTAAAGGCTTGCCTGAAACCCGTTTGTTGTCGACCTCCAGTTGGAGTGACACGCTAAAGCGTGCCAAGCAGGGACACTGTCATATTGTATTGATGCTCAATAAGACCGACGCCCGCAGCCAGTACCTTGAGTTCAGTGATGTCTATCTTCGGGCCGCGAATGTGTTGGTTTCGCGGTTTGAACTGCCGGTGATCGGCAGTCTCTCGGCGGCGAAAAACTATCGAGTTGGTGCGGTGGAGGGATATCGCATCAGTGAATACATCCAGACTCACTACCCGGAGATTGATTTTGTGCCTGTGGCCAGTGAAGACGAGGGGCTTCGTCAAGTCGAGCATGGTGAGCTTGATGTGTATGTCGGCTCCATGTATCTGGTGAATAATCGCATCCAGAAACAAGGTCTGACCAATCTGAGAATTGTCGGTTGGACTCGCTTCGACGATGCTCTCAGAGTCGGGGTGGTACCAGAGTACAGTTATTTATTGTCGCGCATTAACCAGAATATTCAACAGCTTACCGAACAGCATCATATTGATATCTACCAGCGTTGGAATCATATAAAACCGTATAACAAAACCGATCACGATCTGGTTTGGCAGATTAGCCTGCCGCTGGTGTTGTTGATTTTTTTCCTGGCCTACCGCTACCGTTTGTTAGGTCAGTATAATGAACGTCTATCGGCTACCAATGCCGAGCTACAAGCGCTCAGAGCAAAGCTGGAAGATCGTAATAAGGAACTGTCCTACCTGTCGGTGCACGACCCTCTGACCGGCTTGTATAACCGCACACAGGTTATTGTGGCTGCTAGTGAGCAGGTCAAACTGAAAAGCCGGGATGTGAACGACTGCAGCATCGTATTGCTGGATATTGATGATTTTAAACAGCTGAATGATCAGTTTGGTCACAATACCGGTGATAAGGTGCTCAAGGAACTCAGCGAGCTTTTAGAAGAACAGGCCCGTGAAGTAGATGTGGTGGGCCGCTGGGGAGGGGAGGAATTTATCCTGCTGTGCCCGGGTACCAATATCAGCAACGCCCGTTTTGTCGCCTTTCGTTTGAAACAGGAAATTAATAATTTCACATTTAGCGCCGTGCCGGACCTGACGTGTAGCTTTGGGGTCAGTGAGTTGCATAAAGGTGAGAGTTTCGATGCGTGGTTAGAGCGTGCCGATCAGGCACTCTATAAAGCCAAGGCGCAGGGGAAGAACTGTGTTTGTCTGGCCGAGGATGATGCCGACCGCCTAAGTTAA
- a CDS encoding VOC family protein — MADCISKQINYIEWPAKDLSATKTFFQEVFDWHFTDYGDQYTAFSGDTVNGGFFHADKTSRPEQGAALVVLYSSQLEVTQHEVERGGGQITQPIFEFPGGRRFHFTEPSGNELAVWSDK; from the coding sequence ATGGCTGATTGTATTTCTAAACAGATTAATTATATCGAATGGCCCGCCAAGGACTTGTCAGCGACGAAGACCTTTTTTCAGGAGGTATTCGATTGGCATTTTACTGATTATGGTGATCAATACACTGCCTTTAGCGGTGATACGGTAAACGGTGGCTTCTTCCATGCTGATAAGACGTCACGGCCGGAGCAGGGAGCGGCTCTGGTTGTGCTTTATAGTTCACAACTTGAAGTAACCCAGCACGAGGTGGAGCGAGGCGGAGGGCAAATCACCCAGCCTATTTTCGAGTTTCCCGGTGGTCGTCGCTTTCATTTTACTGAACCCAGCGGTAATGAGCTGGCGGTTTGGTCCGATAAATAG
- a CDS encoding cyclic nucleotide-binding domain-containing protein, whose protein sequence is MEILARLPLFRGLTSDERHYILSMPKHFVSFRPKKRLIVEGSHEPFFYVLLSGEAQVFQHQQFVGTVTGGEFIGEMGFICNEPRSATVIATETVVALKLDKESFRMLPARIRELIKDQIIAGLVNRINVQNKVNLSLREQLQRQ, encoded by the coding sequence ATGGAAATACTGGCACGGCTGCCGCTGTTTCGCGGGCTGACCAGTGACGAGCGTCACTATATCCTTAGCATGCCTAAGCACTTTGTCAGTTTCAGACCGAAGAAGCGTCTGATTGTGGAGGGCTCCCATGAGCCTTTTTTCTATGTATTGCTCTCGGGTGAGGCTCAGGTTTTCCAGCACCAACAATTTGTTGGCACCGTGACCGGCGGTGAGTTTATCGGTGAGATGGGGTTTATCTGCAACGAACCGCGCAGTGCAACCGTGATTGCCACTGAGACCGTGGTAGCACTAAAGCTCGATAAGGAAAGCTTCCGGATGCTGCCGGCGCGGATTCGAGAACTGATTAAAGACCAGATCATTGCTGGCTTGGTGAATCGGATTAATGTGCAAAATAAAGTGAATTTATCCCTGCGAGAGCAGCTACAGAGGCAGTGA
- the rmuC gene encoding DNA recombination protein RmuC, with protein MTLDLTQLEWIVLAAASVLTGLGGLLYGKRQLQSQLDEAVQQCQQQQLQLEQTQQQLENQTEKLEQQRQTELQLHAQLGEAKQDAKRVAELKQDAHEWQQKWQQTSQQLGELRTQYESQAARFEEAQQSQEEKLKVLQDSEARLKEQFENLANRIFEQKTEKFSESSKERLSALLNPLKEQIDGFKKQVNDQYVKEGQERASLKTEILSLKELNRQITEDAANLTRALKGDNKQQGNWGEVVLEKILSESGLREGHEYETQGHYRDDDGKAFKPDVLVHLPNEKQVIIDSKVSLSAYERYFNSDQDTDRVSALKEHVDSLRTHIKQLGRKDYQNLKGVKTLDYILMFVPVEPAFLLAIDEAPDLIKLALDNNIMLVSPTNLLVALRTINNIWQYEYQNQNAQDIAAKAAKLYDKFVGFTQDLEGVGTSLQTVNKRYEQAMNKLSSGRGNLVRQVESFKQMGIQPSKKLSSQLTSDASVEED; from the coding sequence ATGACTTTGGATCTAACCCAACTGGAGTGGATTGTACTGGCTGCAGCTTCGGTCCTGACCGGGCTTGGCGGTTTGTTGTATGGCAAGCGCCAATTGCAGTCGCAACTCGATGAAGCGGTGCAGCAATGTCAGCAGCAGCAGTTACAGCTGGAACAGACACAGCAGCAACTCGAGAATCAAACCGAGAAGCTCGAGCAGCAGCGACAAACTGAACTGCAGTTACACGCCCAGTTGGGCGAGGCCAAACAAGACGCCAAGCGTGTAGCGGAGCTCAAGCAAGACGCCCATGAATGGCAGCAGAAGTGGCAACAGACCAGTCAACAGCTCGGTGAACTGCGAACCCAGTATGAATCGCAGGCCGCTCGCTTCGAAGAGGCTCAGCAGAGTCAGGAAGAAAAGCTTAAGGTGTTACAGGACAGCGAGGCGCGCTTGAAGGAACAGTTCGAGAATCTGGCGAACCGCATTTTTGAGCAGAAGACAGAGAAGTTCAGTGAAAGCTCCAAAGAACGATTGAGTGCCTTGCTCAACCCGCTTAAAGAACAAATCGACGGCTTCAAGAAACAGGTTAACGACCAGTACGTAAAAGAGGGGCAGGAGCGTGCGTCTCTGAAAACCGAAATCCTGAGCCTGAAGGAGCTCAATCGTCAAATTACCGAAGACGCTGCCAATCTCACCCGGGCGCTAAAAGGCGACAATAAGCAGCAGGGTAACTGGGGTGAGGTGGTACTGGAAAAAATCCTCAGCGAATCCGGTTTACGCGAAGGGCATGAATACGAAACGCAGGGACACTATCGGGACGATGACGGTAAGGCCTTCAAGCCCGACGTGTTGGTGCACCTGCCCAATGAAAAACAGGTCATCATCGACTCTAAGGTGTCTCTGTCGGCCTATGAACGCTATTTTAACAGCGACCAGGATACTGACCGGGTCAGTGCGCTTAAAGAGCATGTGGATTCCCTGCGCACTCATATTAAGCAACTGGGCCGCAAGGATTACCAGAATCTGAAAGGCGTTAAGACGCTGGATTACATTTTGATGTTTGTGCCGGTGGAGCCCGCGTTCTTGCTTGCCATTGATGAGGCCCCGGATCTCATCAAACTGGCACTGGATAACAACATCATGCTGGTCAGTCCGACAAACTTGCTGGTGGCGCTGCGTACTATTAATAATATCTGGCAGTATGAATACCAGAATCAGAACGCTCAGGACATCGCCGCTAAGGCGGCTAAGCTGTACGACAAATTTGTCGGCTTTACCCAGGATTTGGAGGGAGTAGGAACCAGCCTACAAACGGTGAATAAGCGTTACGAACAAGCCATGAATAAGCTTAGTAGTGGCCGGGGAAATCTTGTCAGGCAGGTGGAGAGCTTCAAGCAGATGGGGATCCAGCCCAGTAAGAAGTTGAGTTCGCAACTGACGTCTGATGCCAGCGTTGAAGAGGACTAA
- a CDS encoding fumarate hydratase — MTVIRQQDFIDSIEDALQFISYYHPLDYVKAVEEAYNKEQSQAAKDAMAQILINSRMSAEGHRPLCQDTGIVTCFVKIGMQVQWDKTDMTVQQMVDEGTRRAYTNADNPLRASIVEDPAGARKNTKDNTPAVVHLDMVPGDKIEVMIAAKGGGSENKSKMAMLNPSDDIAEWVVKTLPTMGAGWCPPGMLGIGIGGTAEKAGVLAKESLMDPVDIQELMERGPQTTEEKLRLDIFEKVNKLGIGAQGLGGLTTVVDVKIKSLPTHAASKPVVMIPNCAATRHAHFTLDGSGAADLQPPKLEDWPEVTWEVGENTRRVNLDEVTKEDIQDWKVGETVLLSGKMLTGRDAAHKRIQSMLQSGEGLPEGVDLTNRFIYYVGPVDAVGDEVVGPAGPTTATRMDKFTDMMLEQTGLIGMIGKAERGPATVDSIAKHKSVYLMAVGGAAYLVSKAIKKSRVVAFEDLGMEAIYEFEVEDMPVTVAVDSTGANAHETGPAIWKAKIEDLEKSLEN; from the coding sequence ATGACCGTTATTCGTCAGCAGGACTTTATCGACAGCATCGAAGATGCATTGCAGTTTATCTCCTATTACCACCCTCTGGATTATGTTAAGGCAGTCGAAGAAGCCTATAACAAGGAGCAAAGCCAGGCCGCCAAAGACGCCATGGCGCAGATTCTGATTAATTCCCGGATGTCGGCCGAAGGCCATCGCCCTCTGTGTCAGGATACGGGCATTGTTACCTGCTTTGTCAAAATTGGCATGCAGGTGCAGTGGGATAAAACCGATATGACGGTCCAGCAGATGGTCGATGAAGGCACACGCCGCGCCTATACCAACGCCGACAACCCACTGCGGGCGTCTATCGTTGAGGATCCGGCTGGTGCGCGTAAGAATACGAAAGACAATACCCCGGCGGTGGTGCACCTGGATATGGTGCCGGGCGATAAGATTGAGGTCATGATCGCGGCGAAAGGCGGCGGCTCGGAAAACAAATCCAAGATGGCCATGCTCAACCCCAGCGATGACATCGCAGAATGGGTGGTGAAAACCTTGCCGACTATGGGGGCGGGGTGGTGTCCACCGGGTATGTTGGGGATTGGCATTGGCGGTACGGCTGAAAAAGCCGGTGTATTAGCCAAAGAAAGCCTGATGGATCCGGTGGATATTCAGGAGTTGATGGAACGCGGCCCACAGACGACAGAAGAAAAGTTGCGCCTGGACATCTTTGAAAAGGTGAACAAGCTAGGCATCGGCGCTCAGGGTCTGGGCGGTCTGACTACGGTCGTCGATGTGAAAATAAAGTCTCTGCCTACGCACGCGGCGTCTAAGCCGGTAGTGATGATCCCCAACTGCGCCGCTACCCGCCACGCGCACTTCACCTTGGATGGCTCGGGCGCGGCGGATTTACAACCGCCCAAGTTGGAAGACTGGCCGGAAGTGACCTGGGAAGTGGGCGAAAACACCCGTCGGGTGAACCTGGATGAGGTTACCAAAGAGGACATTCAGGATTGGAAAGTGGGCGAAACCGTACTGCTGTCCGGGAAGATGCTCACTGGCCGGGATGCAGCCCATAAACGCATACAGAGTATGCTGCAAAGTGGTGAAGGCTTGCCGGAAGGCGTCGATCTTACCAACCGCTTTATTTATTACGTGGGACCGGTGGATGCCGTGGGCGACGAAGTGGTCGGCCCGGCCGGCCCTACGACCGCTACGCGTATGGATAAATTCACCGATATGATGCTGGAGCAAACCGGTCTTATTGGCATGATTGGTAAAGCCGAGCGTGGCCCTGCGACCGTGGATAGTATTGCTAAACACAAGTCGGTCTATCTGATGGCGGTGGGTGGTGCGGCCTATCTGGTCTCTAAAGCCATTAAGAAGTCTCGTGTGGTGGCCTTTGAAGATCTGGGGATGGAAGCCATCTACGAGTTCGAGGTGGAAGATATGCCGGTCACTGTTGCGGTGGACAGCACAGGAGCCAATGCTCATGAAACGGGTCCGGCTATCTGGAAGGCAAAAATCGAAGATCTGGAAAAGAGCCTCGAAAACTAA
- the pabB gene encoding aminodeoxychorismate synthase component I, producing the protein MSQPITLTELDIAPSKDMTELFAHYQASAWAMLLDASGAEHSNADFDIMVAQPIATLITRGDHTHIEHPDGHCTSEADPLTLLKDWQQKLLGQQASFGDLPFIGGAVGFWGYDLGRRFEQLPCQSKDDYQTPDMAVGLYSWAVLKDKRAGCWYLIRHESYDAPDPGHLTTLANQTAEQNTPFSLTQPWQSNMTEAEYKKKLNRIHDYLLSGDCYQVNLAQRFTSAYRGDEWQAYLKLRQANQAPFSAFIRLENASIASISPERFLSVHSSGKVQTKPIKGTRPRFTDMAQDLASANELSQAPKDRAENLMIVDLLRNDISKQCQPGSVSVPELFAIESFPAVHHLVSTIEGQLEDNACPLDLLRGAFPGGSITGAPKIRAMEIIDELEPHRRNIYCGSIGYYSLCGRMDTSICIRTLLCEQGKIHCWAGGGIVLDSQPDEEYAETYHKVNKILPVLSGEAGVE; encoded by the coding sequence ATGAGCCAACCCATCACCCTGACCGAATTGGACATTGCCCCGAGTAAGGACATGACCGAGCTCTTTGCTCATTATCAGGCAAGTGCCTGGGCCATGTTGCTGGATGCCTCCGGCGCCGAGCACAGCAATGCTGACTTCGATATTATGGTTGCCCAGCCCATTGCCACTCTCATAACCCGGGGTGACCATACCCACATTGAGCATCCTGACGGACACTGTACCAGTGAGGCAGACCCTTTAACCCTGCTTAAGGACTGGCAACAAAAATTGCTGGGCCAACAGGCGTCCTTCGGGGACTTACCCTTTATCGGCGGCGCAGTAGGTTTTTGGGGCTACGATCTGGGACGACGGTTTGAACAGTTACCCTGTCAGTCAAAAGACGACTATCAAACTCCGGATATGGCGGTGGGTTTGTATAGCTGGGCCGTGCTGAAAGACAAGCGGGCCGGATGCTGGTACCTGATTCGTCACGAGAGTTATGACGCCCCCGACCCGGGTCATTTGACCACGTTGGCTAACCAAACAGCCGAACAAAACACACCGTTCAGCCTTACTCAGCCTTGGCAGTCTAATATGACTGAGGCCGAGTACAAGAAAAAGCTTAACCGCATTCACGACTATCTGCTCAGCGGTGACTGCTATCAGGTCAACCTGGCTCAGCGCTTTACCAGCGCTTATCGAGGCGATGAATGGCAGGCCTACCTGAAGCTCCGACAAGCTAACCAAGCGCCGTTCTCGGCATTTATTCGTCTGGAGAACGCCAGCATTGCCAGTATTTCACCAGAGCGTTTTCTATCGGTTCACTCCAGTGGCAAGGTGCAAACCAAGCCCATTAAAGGCACCCGTCCGCGCTTTACCGATATGGCGCAGGATTTAGCCAGTGCCAATGAACTGAGCCAGGCACCAAAGGATCGCGCCGAGAACCTGATGATTGTGGATTTGCTACGTAACGATATCAGCAAACAGTGCCAGCCGGGCTCAGTGAGTGTGCCAGAATTGTTTGCCATCGAAAGTTTTCCGGCGGTGCATCACCTGGTTTCCACCATTGAGGGGCAGTTGGAAGACAATGCCTGCCCGCTGGATTTATTGCGAGGGGCCTTTCCCGGCGGCTCTATTACCGGCGCACCCAAGATTCGGGCTATGGAGATCATCGACGAGCTTGAACCTCACCGACGCAATATCTACTGTGGCAGCATTGGCTATTATTCTCTGTGCGGGCGTATGGACACCAGTATTTGCATCCGAACCCTGCTATGTGAGCAGGGCAAGATTCACTGCTGGGCCGGTGGTGGTATTGTACTGGACTCTCAGCCCGACGAAGAATACGCAGAAACTTATCATAAGGTGAATAAGATCCTACCGGTCCTAAGCGGGGAGGCTGGCGTTGAATAA
- a CDS encoding CoA pyrophosphatase, giving the protein MNKQTFLQRFYHKQPVHRERDFPLPKPGRPAAVLIPIVERPRLSIILTRRAAHLKHHASQISFPGGRFEATDRNLQHTSLRETEEEIGLSPSKVRVLGQLPPYRTISGYQVVPFVGLVKPPFELEKDPNEVESIFEVPLEYVMDLTNHHPHWIERGSDRHTVYFIPWKNTAIWGATAAFIRNLAHHLAD; this is encoded by the coding sequence TTGAATAAGCAGACTTTTCTGCAGCGGTTTTATCATAAGCAGCCGGTTCATCGGGAGAGAGATTTTCCTCTGCCGAAGCCCGGTCGTCCCGCTGCCGTGCTTATTCCCATTGTTGAGCGTCCACGGCTGAGCATCATTTTGACGCGGCGGGCGGCACATCTAAAGCATCATGCCAGTCAGATCAGCTTTCCCGGCGGACGCTTCGAAGCGACCGATCGCAACCTGCAACACACCTCCTTAAGAGAAACCGAAGAAGAAATTGGCCTCAGTCCAAGCAAAGTGCGAGTGTTAGGCCAGCTACCGCCTTACCGGACCATCAGCGGTTATCAGGTAGTCCCCTTCGTAGGGCTGGTCAAACCACCCTTTGAGTTGGAAAAAGATCCCAATGAAGTCGAGAGCATCTTCGAAGTCCCGCTGGAGTACGTTATGGATCTCACTAATCATCATCCCCATTGGATTGAGCGAGGCAGTGACCGGCACACCGTCTACTTTATTCCTTGGAAGAACACCGCCATCTGGGGCGCCACCGCCGCTTTTATCCGCAACCTGGCTCACCACCTCGCCGACTAA
- a CDS encoding L-serine ammonia-lyase, whose amino-acid sequence MISVFDMFSIGIGPSSSHTVGPMRAAKAFIQDLKAQELFQRTDKVKAELCGSLGQTGKGHGTGKAVILGLLGHDPETVDVDQVDAMLEEVEDSQTLSLGGEKSIRFPRQGAIVFHRRKTLKLHANGLILHAYAGDELLFSQTYYSIGGGFIIKEEDFEDEKVTALKHAEKPVPFPFETAAELVGHCKDNGMRVSSLMLKNEQVFQPESEVRQKLAEIWQVMHACINKGCNTEGILPGGLKVRRRAPDLFRRLQNEKNGDAMAAMDWVNLYALAVNEENAAGSRVVTAPTNGAAGIIPAVLCYYHNFVRPVDDDTACRYLLTAAAIGILYKKNASISGAEVGCQGEVGVACSMAAGALTEILGGSVLAVENAAEIGMEHNLGLTCDPVGGLVQVPCIERNAMGAIKAINASRLALRGSGEHKVSLDKVIKTMWDTGNDMKSKYKETARGGLAVNIIEC is encoded by the coding sequence ATGATCAGCGTATTCGACATGTTCAGCATCGGCATTGGCCCGTCCAGTTCCCATACGGTTGGTCCCATGCGTGCCGCCAAGGCGTTTATTCAGGATCTTAAAGCTCAGGAACTATTCCAGCGCACCGATAAGGTGAAGGCGGAGTTGTGTGGTTCACTCGGCCAAACCGGTAAAGGACACGGCACCGGTAAGGCAGTGATCCTTGGCCTGTTAGGTCATGATCCGGAAACCGTGGATGTGGATCAGGTGGATGCCATGCTTGAAGAGGTAGAAGACAGCCAGACGTTGTCGTTGGGTGGTGAGAAATCGATTCGCTTTCCACGACAGGGCGCCATCGTATTTCACCGCCGTAAGACCCTGAAATTGCACGCCAATGGCTTGATTCTCCATGCTTATGCGGGAGACGAGCTGCTTTTCAGCCAGACCTACTACTCCATCGGCGGCGGCTTTATCATTAAAGAAGAAGACTTTGAGGATGAGAAGGTCACGGCTTTGAAACACGCCGAAAAGCCCGTGCCATTTCCCTTTGAAACCGCTGCTGAACTGGTCGGTCACTGTAAAGATAACGGCATGCGCGTCAGTTCACTGATGCTCAAAAACGAGCAAGTCTTCCAGCCCGAATCTGAGGTGCGCCAAAAACTGGCTGAGATCTGGCAAGTGATGCACGCGTGCATCAACAAGGGTTGTAACACCGAAGGTATTTTGCCTGGCGGGCTCAAGGTCCGCCGGCGCGCGCCGGATCTATTCCGCCGCCTGCAAAACGAGAAAAATGGCGATGCTATGGCCGCTATGGACTGGGTTAACCTCTACGCGCTGGCGGTTAACGAAGAAAATGCCGCCGGTAGCCGGGTAGTGACCGCGCCCACCAATGGTGCGGCAGGCATCATTCCGGCTGTACTGTGCTATTACCACAACTTCGTGCGCCCGGTGGACGACGATACCGCTTGTCGTTATCTGCTCACCGCTGCCGCCATCGGTATACTGTACAAGAAAAACGCTTCCATTTCCGGCGCCGAGGTAGGCTGTCAGGGAGAAGTGGGCGTGGCCTGCTCCATGGCTGCCGGAGCCCTGACCGAAATACTCGGCGGTAGTGTACTAGCGGTGGAAAACGCCGCCGAAATCGGCATGGAGCATAATCTGGGCCTGACCTGCGACCCCGTAGGTGGTCTGGTGCAGGTGCCTTGCATAGAGCGCAATGCCATGGGCGCCATCAAAGCTATTAATGCGTCAAGACTTGCTCTGCGCGGGTCCGGCGAACACAAAGTCTCACTGGATAAGGTCATCAAGACCATGTGGGACACCGGCAACGATATGAAGTCTAAGTATAAAGAAACGGCGAGAGGTGGTTTAGCGGTTAACATTATCGAATGTTAA